From a single Coturnix japonica isolate 7356 chromosome 25, Coturnix japonica 2.1, whole genome shotgun sequence genomic region:
- the LOC107324480 gene encoding ubiquitin-associated protein 2-like isoform X5, which produces MQSRFPCSLQPPRVHCRLLGSCVCRQSNAVHCISCIPQYSCSQLCDITLPFLPQHTSVESEASLHSSASTFSTSSSTVSAAPPVVSVSSSLSSVSSLGLSLSSNSTVTASTRSSVATTSGKAPPNLPPGVPPLLPNPYIMAPGLLHAYPVYGYDDLQMLQTRFPLDYYSIPFPTPTTPLTGRDGSLSSNPYSGDLTKFGRGDASSPAPATTLAQPQQSQTQTHHTTQQTFLNPALPPGYSYTSLPYYTGVPGLPSTFQYGPAVFPVAPTSSKQHGVNVSVNASATPFQQPSGYGSHGYSAGVSVTSSNTGVPDISGSVYSKTQQSFEKQGFHTGTPAASFNLPSALGSGGPINPATAAAYPPTPFMHILTPHQQPHSQILHHHLQQDGQSGSGQRSQGSSIPQKSQANKSAYNSYSWGTN; this is translated from the exons ATGCAGAGCAGGTTTCCTTGCAGCCTGCAGCCACCCCGGGTTCACTGCAGGCTCTTGGGATCATgtgtgtgcaggcagagcaaTGCAGTGCATTGCATCAGCTGCATCCCGCAGTATTCCTGCAGCCAGTTATGTGACATaactctccctttccttccccagcacacAAGCGTGGAGAGTGAAGCCAGCCTCCATTCTTCTGCTAGCActttctccacctcctccagcaCGGTGTCGGCTGCTCCTCCGGTTGTAAGTGTTTCATCCAGCCTCAGCAGCGTCAGCAGCCTGGGCCTCAGCCTCAGCAGCAACTCCACAGTGACAGCCTCCACTCGCAGCTCTGTGGCAACGACATCAG gaaaagccccccccaacctcccccctGGAGTCCCACCGTTGTTGCCTAACCCGTACATCATGGCTCCAGGATTGCTCCATGCTTACCCG GTGTATGGATATGACGACCTGCAGATGCTCCAGACGAGATTCCCATTG GATTATTACAGCATCCCATTCCCTACGCCCACCACCCCACTGACTGGAAGAGATGGCAGCCTGAGCAGCAATCCATACTCTG GCGACTTAACAAAATTCGGCCGAGGCGACGCCTCCTCCCCTGCTCCTGCAACGACTTTGGCCCAACCGCAGCAGAGCCAGACCCAAACCCACCACACCACGCAGCAGACGTTCCTGAACCCAGCGCTGCCTCCTGGCTACAGTTACACCAGTCTGCCGTACTACACAGGGGTACCGGGGCTCCCCAGCACCTTCCAGTACGGGCCCGCCGTGTTCCCT GTTGCTCCTACCTCTTCCAAGCAGCACGGTGTGAATGTCAGCGTCAACGCATCAGCAACCCCTTTCCAGCAGCCCAGTGGTTACGGCTCTCATGGATACAGCGCTG GTGTATCTGTGACATCCAGTAACACGGGTGTGCCGGACATCTCGGGCTCTGTCTACTCCAAAACTCAG CAATCCTTTGAGAAGCAGGGATTTCACACTGGAACCCCGGCAGCCTCCTTCAACCTGCCTTCAGCGCTGGGCAGCGGCGGCCCCATCAACCCCGCGACGGCAGCCGCCTACCCCCCGACCCCCTTCATGCACATCCTCACCCCGCATCAGCAGCCCCATTCGCAGAtcctccaccaccacctccagcaGGACGGGCAG aGCGGCTCCGGGCAGCGCAGCCAAGGCAGCTCCATCCCCCAGAAATCCCAGGCCAACAAGTCTGCCTACAACAGCTACAGCTGGGGCACCAACTGA
- the LOC107324480 gene encoding ubiquitin-associated protein 2-like isoform X4 yields the protein MQSRFPCSLQPPRVHCRLLGSCVCRQSNAVHCISCIPQYSCSQLCDITLPFLPQHTSVESEASLHSSASTFSTSSSTVSAAPPVVSVSSSLSSVSSLGLSLSSNSTVTASTRSSVATTSGKAPPNLPPGVPPLLPNPYIMAPGLLHAYPPQVYGYDDLQMLQTRFPLDYYSIPFPTPTTPLTGRDGSLSSNPYSGDLTKFGRGDASSPAPATTLAQPQQSQTQTHHTTQQTFLNPALPPGYSYTSLPYYTGVPGLPSTFQYGPAVFPVAPTSSKQHGVNVSVNASATPFQQPSGYGSHGYSAGVSVTSSNTGVPDISGSVYSKTQQSFEKQGFHTGTPAASFNLPSALGSGGPINPATAAAYPPTPFMHILTPHQQPHSQILHHHLQQDGQSGSGQRSQGSSIPQKSQANKSAYNSYSWGTN from the exons ATGCAGAGCAGGTTTCCTTGCAGCCTGCAGCCACCCCGGGTTCACTGCAGGCTCTTGGGATCATgtgtgtgcaggcagagcaaTGCAGTGCATTGCATCAGCTGCATCCCGCAGTATTCCTGCAGCCAGTTATGTGACATaactctccctttccttccccagcacacAAGCGTGGAGAGTGAAGCCAGCCTCCATTCTTCTGCTAGCActttctccacctcctccagcaCGGTGTCGGCTGCTCCTCCGGTTGTAAGTGTTTCATCCAGCCTCAGCAGCGTCAGCAGCCTGGGCCTCAGCCTCAGCAGCAACTCCACAGTGACAGCCTCCACTCGCAGCTCTGTGGCAACGACATCAG gaaaagccccccccaacctcccccctGGAGTCCCACCGTTGTTGCCTAACCCGTACATCATGGCTCCAGGATTGCTCCATGCTTACCCG CCACAGGTGTATGGATATGACGACCTGCAGATGCTCCAGACGAGATTCCCATTG GATTATTACAGCATCCCATTCCCTACGCCCACCACCCCACTGACTGGAAGAGATGGCAGCCTGAGCAGCAATCCATACTCTG GCGACTTAACAAAATTCGGCCGAGGCGACGCCTCCTCCCCTGCTCCTGCAACGACTTTGGCCCAACCGCAGCAGAGCCAGACCCAAACCCACCACACCACGCAGCAGACGTTCCTGAACCCAGCGCTGCCTCCTGGCTACAGTTACACCAGTCTGCCGTACTACACAGGGGTACCGGGGCTCCCCAGCACCTTCCAGTACGGGCCCGCCGTGTTCCCT GTTGCTCCTACCTCTTCCAAGCAGCACGGTGTGAATGTCAGCGTCAACGCATCAGCAACCCCTTTCCAGCAGCCCAGTGGTTACGGCTCTCATGGATACAGCGCTG GTGTATCTGTGACATCCAGTAACACGGGTGTGCCGGACATCTCGGGCTCTGTCTACTCCAAAACTCAG CAATCCTTTGAGAAGCAGGGATTTCACACTGGAACCCCGGCAGCCTCCTTCAACCTGCCTTCAGCGCTGGGCAGCGGCGGCCCCATCAACCCCGCGACGGCAGCCGCCTACCCCCCGACCCCCTTCATGCACATCCTCACCCCGCATCAGCAGCCCCATTCGCAGAtcctccaccaccacctccagcaGGACGGGCAG aGCGGCTCCGGGCAGCGCAGCCAAGGCAGCTCCATCCCCCAGAAATCCCAGGCCAACAAGTCTGCCTACAACAGCTACAGCTGGGGCACCAACTGA
- the LOC107324480 gene encoding ubiquitin-associated protein 2-like isoform X2, translated as MQSRFPCSLQPPRVHCRLLGSCVCRQSNAVHCISCIPQYSCSQLCDITLPFLPQHTSVESEASLHSSASTFSTSSSTVSAAPPVVSVSSSLSSVSSLGLSLSSNSTVTASTRSSVATTSGKAPPNLPPGVPPLLPNPYIMAPGLLHAYPVYGYDDLQMLQTRFPLDYYSIPFPTPTTPLTGRDGSLSSNPYSGDLTKFGRGDASSPAPATTLAQPQQSQTQTHHTTQQTFLNPALPPGYSYTSLPYYTGVPGLPSTFQYGPAVFPVAPTSSKQHGVNVSVNASATPFQQPSGYGSHGYSAGVSVTSSNTGVPDISGSVYSKTQQSFEKQGFHTGTPAASFNLPSALGSGGPINPATAAAYPPTPFMHILTPHQQPHSQILHHHLQQDGQLPYLQMILCCQRQQEDQSGSGQRSQGSSIPQKSQANKSAYNSYSWGTN; from the exons ATGCAGAGCAGGTTTCCTTGCAGCCTGCAGCCACCCCGGGTTCACTGCAGGCTCTTGGGATCATgtgtgtgcaggcagagcaaTGCAGTGCATTGCATCAGCTGCATCCCGCAGTATTCCTGCAGCCAGTTATGTGACATaactctccctttccttccccagcacacAAGCGTGGAGAGTGAAGCCAGCCTCCATTCTTCTGCTAGCActttctccacctcctccagcaCGGTGTCGGCTGCTCCTCCGGTTGTAAGTGTTTCATCCAGCCTCAGCAGCGTCAGCAGCCTGGGCCTCAGCCTCAGCAGCAACTCCACAGTGACAGCCTCCACTCGCAGCTCTGTGGCAACGACATCAG gaaaagccccccccaacctcccccctGGAGTCCCACCGTTGTTGCCTAACCCGTACATCATGGCTCCAGGATTGCTCCATGCTTACCCG GTGTATGGATATGACGACCTGCAGATGCTCCAGACGAGATTCCCATTG GATTATTACAGCATCCCATTCCCTACGCCCACCACCCCACTGACTGGAAGAGATGGCAGCCTGAGCAGCAATCCATACTCTG GCGACTTAACAAAATTCGGCCGAGGCGACGCCTCCTCCCCTGCTCCTGCAACGACTTTGGCCCAACCGCAGCAGAGCCAGACCCAAACCCACCACACCACGCAGCAGACGTTCCTGAACCCAGCGCTGCCTCCTGGCTACAGTTACACCAGTCTGCCGTACTACACAGGGGTACCGGGGCTCCCCAGCACCTTCCAGTACGGGCCCGCCGTGTTCCCT GTTGCTCCTACCTCTTCCAAGCAGCACGGTGTGAATGTCAGCGTCAACGCATCAGCAACCCCTTTCCAGCAGCCCAGTGGTTACGGCTCTCATGGATACAGCGCTG GTGTATCTGTGACATCCAGTAACACGGGTGTGCCGGACATCTCGGGCTCTGTCTACTCCAAAACTCAG CAATCCTTTGAGAAGCAGGGATTTCACACTGGAACCCCGGCAGCCTCCTTCAACCTGCCTTCAGCGCTGGGCAGCGGCGGCCCCATCAACCCCGCGACGGCAGCCGCCTACCCCCCGACCCCCTTCATGCACATCCTCACCCCGCATCAGCAGCCCCATTCGCAGAtcctccaccaccacctccagcaGGACGGGCAG CTTCCATATTTGCAGATGATACTGTGCTGCCAACGCCAGCAGGAAGATCAG aGCGGCTCCGGGCAGCGCAGCCAAGGCAGCTCCATCCCCCAGAAATCCCAGGCCAACAAGTCTGCCTACAACAGCTACAGCTGGGGCACCAACTGA
- the LOC107324480 gene encoding ubiquitin-associated protein 2-like isoform X3: MQSRFPCSLQPPRVHCRLLGSCVCRQSNAVHCISCIPQYSCSQLCDITLPFLPQHTSVESEASLHSSASTFSTSSSTVSAAPPVVSVSSSLSSVSSLGLSLSSNSTVTASTRSSVATTSGKAPPNLPPGVPPLLPNPYIMAPGLLHAYPPQVYGYDDLQMLQTRFPLDYYSIPFPTPTTPLTGRDGSLSSNPYSGDLTKFGRGDASSPAPATTLAQPQQSQTQTHHTTQQTFLNPALPPGYSYTSLPYYTGVPGLPSTFQYGPAVFPVAPTSSKQHGVNVSVNASATPFQQPSGYGSHGYSAGVSVTSSNTGVPDISGSVYSKTQQSFEKQGFHTGTPAASFNLPSALGSGGPINPATAAAYPPTPFMHILTPHQQPHSQILHHHLQQDGQMILCCQRQQEDQSGSGQRSQGSSIPQKSQANKSAYNSYSWGTN, encoded by the exons ATGCAGAGCAGGTTTCCTTGCAGCCTGCAGCCACCCCGGGTTCACTGCAGGCTCTTGGGATCATgtgtgtgcaggcagagcaaTGCAGTGCATTGCATCAGCTGCATCCCGCAGTATTCCTGCAGCCAGTTATGTGACATaactctccctttccttccccagcacacAAGCGTGGAGAGTGAAGCCAGCCTCCATTCTTCTGCTAGCActttctccacctcctccagcaCGGTGTCGGCTGCTCCTCCGGTTGTAAGTGTTTCATCCAGCCTCAGCAGCGTCAGCAGCCTGGGCCTCAGCCTCAGCAGCAACTCCACAGTGACAGCCTCCACTCGCAGCTCTGTGGCAACGACATCAG gaaaagccccccccaacctcccccctGGAGTCCCACCGTTGTTGCCTAACCCGTACATCATGGCTCCAGGATTGCTCCATGCTTACCCG CCACAGGTGTATGGATATGACGACCTGCAGATGCTCCAGACGAGATTCCCATTG GATTATTACAGCATCCCATTCCCTACGCCCACCACCCCACTGACTGGAAGAGATGGCAGCCTGAGCAGCAATCCATACTCTG GCGACTTAACAAAATTCGGCCGAGGCGACGCCTCCTCCCCTGCTCCTGCAACGACTTTGGCCCAACCGCAGCAGAGCCAGACCCAAACCCACCACACCACGCAGCAGACGTTCCTGAACCCAGCGCTGCCTCCTGGCTACAGTTACACCAGTCTGCCGTACTACACAGGGGTACCGGGGCTCCCCAGCACCTTCCAGTACGGGCCCGCCGTGTTCCCT GTTGCTCCTACCTCTTCCAAGCAGCACGGTGTGAATGTCAGCGTCAACGCATCAGCAACCCCTTTCCAGCAGCCCAGTGGTTACGGCTCTCATGGATACAGCGCTG GTGTATCTGTGACATCCAGTAACACGGGTGTGCCGGACATCTCGGGCTCTGTCTACTCCAAAACTCAG CAATCCTTTGAGAAGCAGGGATTTCACACTGGAACCCCGGCAGCCTCCTTCAACCTGCCTTCAGCGCTGGGCAGCGGCGGCCCCATCAACCCCGCGACGGCAGCCGCCTACCCCCCGACCCCCTTCATGCACATCCTCACCCCGCATCAGCAGCCCCATTCGCAGAtcctccaccaccacctccagcaGGACGGGCAG ATGATACTGTGCTGCCAACGCCAGCAGGAAGATCAG aGCGGCTCCGGGCAGCGCAGCCAAGGCAGCTCCATCCCCCAGAAATCCCAGGCCAACAAGTCTGCCTACAACAGCTACAGCTGGGGCACCAACTGA
- the LOC107324480 gene encoding ubiquitin-associated protein 2-like isoform X1 encodes MQSRFPCSLQPPRVHCRLLGSCVCRQSNAVHCISCIPQYSCSQLCDITLPFLPQHTSVESEASLHSSASTFSTSSSTVSAAPPVVSVSSSLSSVSSLGLSLSSNSTVTASTRSSVATTSGKAPPNLPPGVPPLLPNPYIMAPGLLHAYPPQVYGYDDLQMLQTRFPLDYYSIPFPTPTTPLTGRDGSLSSNPYSGDLTKFGRGDASSPAPATTLAQPQQSQTQTHHTTQQTFLNPALPPGYSYTSLPYYTGVPGLPSTFQYGPAVFPVAPTSSKQHGVNVSVNASATPFQQPSGYGSHGYSAGVSVTSSNTGVPDISGSVYSKTQQSFEKQGFHTGTPAASFNLPSALGSGGPINPATAAAYPPTPFMHILTPHQQPHSQILHHHLQQDGQLPYLQMILCCQRQQEDQSGSGQRSQGSSIPQKSQANKSAYNSYSWGTN; translated from the exons ATGCAGAGCAGGTTTCCTTGCAGCCTGCAGCCACCCCGGGTTCACTGCAGGCTCTTGGGATCATgtgtgtgcaggcagagcaaTGCAGTGCATTGCATCAGCTGCATCCCGCAGTATTCCTGCAGCCAGTTATGTGACATaactctccctttccttccccagcacacAAGCGTGGAGAGTGAAGCCAGCCTCCATTCTTCTGCTAGCActttctccacctcctccagcaCGGTGTCGGCTGCTCCTCCGGTTGTAAGTGTTTCATCCAGCCTCAGCAGCGTCAGCAGCCTGGGCCTCAGCCTCAGCAGCAACTCCACAGTGACAGCCTCCACTCGCAGCTCTGTGGCAACGACATCAG gaaaagccccccccaacctcccccctGGAGTCCCACCGTTGTTGCCTAACCCGTACATCATGGCTCCAGGATTGCTCCATGCTTACCCG CCACAGGTGTATGGATATGACGACCTGCAGATGCTCCAGACGAGATTCCCATTG GATTATTACAGCATCCCATTCCCTACGCCCACCACCCCACTGACTGGAAGAGATGGCAGCCTGAGCAGCAATCCATACTCTG GCGACTTAACAAAATTCGGCCGAGGCGACGCCTCCTCCCCTGCTCCTGCAACGACTTTGGCCCAACCGCAGCAGAGCCAGACCCAAACCCACCACACCACGCAGCAGACGTTCCTGAACCCAGCGCTGCCTCCTGGCTACAGTTACACCAGTCTGCCGTACTACACAGGGGTACCGGGGCTCCCCAGCACCTTCCAGTACGGGCCCGCCGTGTTCCCT GTTGCTCCTACCTCTTCCAAGCAGCACGGTGTGAATGTCAGCGTCAACGCATCAGCAACCCCTTTCCAGCAGCCCAGTGGTTACGGCTCTCATGGATACAGCGCTG GTGTATCTGTGACATCCAGTAACACGGGTGTGCCGGACATCTCGGGCTCTGTCTACTCCAAAACTCAG CAATCCTTTGAGAAGCAGGGATTTCACACTGGAACCCCGGCAGCCTCCTTCAACCTGCCTTCAGCGCTGGGCAGCGGCGGCCCCATCAACCCCGCGACGGCAGCCGCCTACCCCCCGACCCCCTTCATGCACATCCTCACCCCGCATCAGCAGCCCCATTCGCAGAtcctccaccaccacctccagcaGGACGGGCAG CTTCCATATTTGCAGATGATACTGTGCTGCCAACGCCAGCAGGAAGATCAG aGCGGCTCCGGGCAGCGCAGCCAAGGCAGCTCCATCCCCCAGAAATCCCAGGCCAACAAGTCTGCCTACAACAGCTACAGCTGGGGCACCAACTGA